The following proteins come from a genomic window of Pseudomonas sp. J452:
- a CDS encoding iron-sulfur-binding ferredoxin reductase: MPELHVAGQSWSVPSASNLLDALNAAGLRVPYSCRAGSCHACLVRCVRGEVENAAPDALSPERLAEGWRLACQCRVVDELTLELFDPARDGLPATVVASDWLSPSVLRLRLQPEKNLRYSAGQHLVLWADAALARPYSLASLPGEDAWLEFHLDCRLPGAFSDAARQFQPGDVLRLGELRGGALHYDPDWHSRPLWLLAAGTGLAPLWGILREALRQQHEGPIRVLHVAHDSSEHYLAEALRALAAAHPQLQVELLTATELAAVLAELKLVSRQTRALLCGSPASVESFARRLYLAGVPRNQVLADVFLPRA; this comes from the coding sequence GTGCCTGAACTTCACGTGGCCGGCCAGTCCTGGTCGGTTCCCAGCGCCAGCAACCTGCTCGATGCCCTCAACGCTGCCGGCTTGCGCGTGCCCTATAGCTGCCGGGCCGGTAGCTGCCATGCCTGCCTGGTGCGCTGCGTGCGCGGCGAGGTCGAGAACGCCGCGCCGGATGCCCTGAGCCCCGAGCGCCTGGCCGAGGGCTGGCGTCTGGCCTGTCAGTGCCGGGTCGTCGATGAGCTGACCCTGGAGCTGTTCGACCCGGCCCGTGATGGTCTGCCGGCCACGGTAGTGGCCAGCGACTGGCTCAGCCCGAGCGTGTTGCGCCTGCGTCTGCAGCCGGAAAAAAACCTGCGCTACAGCGCCGGCCAGCATCTGGTGCTCTGGGCTGACGCAGCGCTGGCCCGGCCTTATTCGCTGGCCAGCCTGCCGGGCGAGGATGCCTGGCTGGAGTTCCACCTGGATTGCCGTCTGCCTGGCGCATTCAGCGATGCGGCGCGGCAGTTCCAACCCGGGGATGTCCTGCGCCTGGGTGAGCTGCGTGGCGGCGCCTTGCACTATGACCCGGACTGGCACAGTCGTCCGCTCTGGTTGCTGGCGGCCGGCACCGGCCTGGCGCCGCTCTGGGGCATCTTGCGCGAGGCCTTGCGCCAGCAGCATGAAGGGCCGATTCGCGTGCTGCATGTGGCCCACGACAGTTCTGAGCATTACCTGGCAGAAGCCTTGCGGGCATTGGCCGCTGCGCACCCGCAGCTGCAGGTCGAGTTGCTGACGGCGACCGAGCTGGCGGCGGTTTTGGCGGAACTGAAGCTTGTTTCCCGACAAACCCGCGCCTTACTCTGCGGCTCTCCCGCCAGCGTGGAAAGCTTCGCCCGCCGCCTGTACCTGGCCGGCGTGCCGCGCAACCAGGTGCTGGCCGACGTCTTTCTGCCCCGCGCATAA
- a CDS encoding tol-pal system YbgF family protein, whose amino-acid sequence MRTLIMLFALASLAGCSRMALDNHLNDAYRNYDQGNCEEALLDLSRAERTSRARRYVQPEISLLRGQCLERQNLFVDAAQTYQFIINQYPTSEYAYRARARLETLQQLGHHGGGEPAKASPASL is encoded by the coding sequence ATGCGTACCCTGATCATGCTTTTCGCCCTGGCCAGTCTGGCCGGGTGCAGCCGGATGGCACTCGACAATCACCTCAACGATGCCTATCGCAATTACGACCAAGGCAACTGCGAAGAGGCCCTGCTCGATCTCTCACGCGCCGAGCGCACCAGCCGGGCGCGGCGTTATGTCCAGCCGGAAATCTCCCTGCTGCGTGGCCAGTGCCTGGAGCGGCAGAACCTGTTTGTCGATGCGGCGCAGACCTATCAGTTCATCATCAACCAGTACCCGACCAGCGAATACGCCTATCGGGCGCGGGCACGTCTGGAGACACTGCAACAACTCGGGCATCATGGCGGTGGAGAGCCGGCGAAGGCTTCGCCTGCCTCGCTCTGA
- a CDS encoding enoyl-CoA hydratase → MSEHVLVEREGGLLTLHLNRPDKMNALTRAMYSQLAEQLDAANEDRSVRAVLITGGSECFTSGNDVADFLQAPPTSLDSPVFQFMRALFDFSKPVIAAVNGPAVGIGTTLLLHCDLVYVSRTAKLKMPFVNLGLCPEFGSSLILPRLLGQARASELLLLGESFTGEQAAQWGIANAALEGGAEVLDKAREMAQRFLALAPSAVADSKRLMRAPGRAELRQVIEEEGALFGQRLRSPEAIEALSAFMQRRKPDFSKFA, encoded by the coding sequence ATGAGTGAGCATGTACTGGTCGAGCGCGAAGGCGGCCTGCTGACCCTGCACCTGAACCGTCCGGACAAGATGAATGCCCTGACCCGTGCCATGTACAGCCAGTTGGCCGAGCAACTGGACGCTGCCAACGAAGACCGCAGCGTGCGTGCGGTGCTGATCACCGGAGGCAGCGAATGCTTCACCAGCGGCAACGATGTGGCCGATTTTCTCCAGGCGCCGCCGACCAGTCTGGACAGTCCGGTGTTTCAGTTCATGCGTGCGCTCTTCGACTTCAGCAAGCCGGTGATCGCCGCGGTCAACGGCCCGGCCGTGGGTATCGGCACCACCCTGCTGCTGCATTGCGACCTGGTCTACGTCAGCCGCACGGCCAAATTGAAGATGCCCTTCGTCAACCTTGGCCTGTGCCCGGAATTCGGCTCCAGCCTGATCCTGCCGCGCCTGCTCGGCCAGGCGCGCGCCTCCGAACTGCTGCTGCTCGGCGAGAGCTTCACCGGCGAGCAGGCCGCGCAGTGGGGCATCGCCAATGCCGCCCTGGAAGGTGGTGCCGAGGTGCTGGATAAGGCCCGCGAGATGGCCCAGCGCTTCCTCGCCCTGGCCCCCTCGGCTGTGGCCGATAGCAAGCGCCTGATGCGCGCCCCAGGGCGCGCCGAACTGCGTCAGGTGATCGAGGAGGAGGGGGCGCTGTTCGGCCAGCGCCTGCGTTCGCCGGAGGCCATCGAGGCACTGTCGGCCTTTATGCAGCGGCGCAAACCGGACTTTTCCAAGTTCGCCTAG
- a CDS encoding diguanylate cyclase, with protein sequence MTHRVTRRTLQSLLLKRFGMAAATHGLALALLWLAVFSDLFSGQISWALFCSGLVIVSQLTFLLLFRTGYNLRFRDPSLTEAQILVALALHTFVLASFDSARGSLLMFYLIILLFGIFQLQPRVFVRCAFFAFFAFASLNLWEGYEMRLADPGLALLQCCALFLALAWQSLFASYIQGLRQRMRQRSFALQAHQDTLRGMMRQLEDLVATDELTGLFNRRHFLRLALRELENLGPGRQHGLALIDLDYFKRINDVHGHAAGDRVLQTFAAVARACVRDGDVLARYGGEEFVLLLPNADADRLTTCCERLREAFAAAEPLGVQVASLSLSAGMTLLSEGDDLDVALQRADQALYRAKRGGRNRCDAAWEGAGA encoded by the coding sequence ATGACTCATCGGGTAACCAGACGAACCTTGCAAAGCCTGTTGCTGAAGCGTTTCGGCATGGCAGCAGCCACCCACGGGCTGGCTCTGGCGTTGCTGTGGCTGGCCGTATTCAGCGACCTGTTCAGTGGCCAGATCTCCTGGGCACTGTTCTGCAGCGGGCTGGTGATTGTTTCCCAACTGACCTTCCTGCTGCTGTTCCGCACGGGTTACAACCTGCGCTTTCGCGATCCCAGCCTGACGGAAGCGCAGATCCTCGTCGCCCTGGCCCTGCATACCTTCGTCCTGGCCAGTTTCGACAGCGCCCGCGGCAGCCTGCTGATGTTCTACCTGATCATCCTGCTGTTCGGTATTTTCCAGCTGCAGCCGCGGGTCTTCGTGCGCTGCGCCTTCTTCGCCTTCTTCGCCTTTGCCAGCCTCAATCTGTGGGAAGGCTATGAGATGCGCCTGGCCGATCCGGGGCTGGCGCTGCTGCAGTGCTGCGCCTTGTTCCTCGCGCTCGCCTGGCAAAGCCTGTTTGCCAGTTACATCCAGGGTTTGCGCCAGCGCATGCGTCAGCGCAGCTTCGCCTTGCAGGCTCACCAGGACACCTTGCGCGGCATGATGCGCCAGCTTGAAGACCTGGTGGCCACCGACGAGCTGACCGGCCTGTTCAACCGCCGCCACTTCCTGCGCCTGGCCCTGCGTGAACTGGAGAACCTCGGCCCCGGTCGCCAGCACGGCCTGGCCCTGATCGATCTCGACTACTTCAAGCGGATCAACGATGTACACGGCCATGCCGCCGGCGACCGCGTGCTGCAGACCTTCGCCGCGGTGGCGCGGGCCTGCGTGCGCGATGGTGACGTGCTGGCGCGTTACGGTGGTGAGGAGTTCGTCCTGCTCCTGCCGAATGCCGACGCCGATCGCCTGACCACCTGCTGCGAGCGCCTGCGCGAAGCCTTTGCTGCGGCCGAGCCGCTGGGCGTGCAGGTGGCCAGCCTGAGCCTGTCCGCCGGGATGACCCTGCTCAGCGAAGGCGATGACCTCGATGTGGCCCTGCAACGGGCCGACCAGGCCTTGTACCGGGCCAAGCGTGGCGGACGTAATCGCTGCGATGCGGCCTGGGAGGGCGCCGGTGCCTGA
- a CDS encoding DUF4124 domain-containing protein produces the protein MRRLLLCALLLPALASAEIYRWTDAQGRVHFGERPGASNAQTVEVKPQVVERDDATRQREQRTEQFYEARRAEQARDDQQAAVAQAERAEECRQLRHNQAQIEQSGRFYSSDEAGNRVYYSDKEMEAARSRLSTRIAERCS, from the coding sequence ATGCGTCGACTGTTGTTGTGTGCCCTGCTGTTGCCCGCGCTGGCATCAGCGGAAATCTACCGTTGGACCGATGCCCAGGGCCGCGTGCATTTTGGCGAGCGTCCGGGTGCGAGCAATGCGCAAACGGTGGAAGTGAAGCCGCAGGTGGTCGAGCGTGATGACGCCACCCGCCAGCGCGAGCAACGTACCGAGCAGTTCTACGAAGCGCGTCGCGCGGAGCAGGCCAGGGACGACCAGCAAGCCGCTGTTGCTCAGGCCGAGCGTGCCGAGGAGTGCCGCCAGCTGCGCCATAACCAGGCGCAAATCGAGCAAAGCGGGCGCTTCTACAGCAGTGACGAGGCCGGCAATCGCGTCTATTACAGCGACAAGGAAATGGAGGCCGCGCGCAGCCGCCTGTCGACCCGGATCGCCGAACGCTGCAGCTGA
- the pyk gene encoding pyruvate kinase: MTLRRTKIVATLGPASNSPEMLEQLILAGIDVARLNFSHGSPEDHKARAQLVRDLAAKHGRHVALLGDLQGPKIRIAKFTDKRIELKEGDLFRLSSSHSRTAGTQEVVGIDYPALIQDCNVGDELLLDDGRVVMQVELKGAEELHCRVTIGGPLSDNKGINRRGGGLTAPALTEKDMADIKLAAEMDLDYLAVSFPRDAADMQLARRLRDEAGSTAWLVAKIERAEAVADDATLDGLIRASDAVMVARGDLGVEVGDAELVGIQKKIIAHARRLNKAVITATQMMESMIHSPMPTRAEVSDVANAALDYTDAVMLSAESAAGEYPLEAVQAMARVCLGAEKHPTSQKSSHRIGRTFERCDESVALATMYTANHFPGVKAIISLTESGYSPLIMSRIRSSIPIYAFTPHREAQARVALFRGVYTVPFDPASMPANKVSQAAVDELLKRGVVEPGDWVILTKGDSYHGTGGTNTMKILHVGDPMV; this comes from the coding sequence ATGACCTTGCGTCGCACCAAAATCGTCGCCACCCTCGGCCCGGCCAGCAACTCGCCGGAAATGCTCGAGCAACTGATCCTCGCCGGCATCGACGTGGCCCGTCTGAATTTCTCCCACGGCTCGCCCGAAGACCACAAGGCCCGCGCCCAACTGGTGCGCGACCTGGCCGCCAAGCACGGCCGCCATGTGGCGCTGCTGGGTGACCTACAAGGCCCGAAAATTCGCATCGCCAAGTTCACCGATAAACGTATCGAACTCAAGGAAGGCGACCTGTTCCGCCTGTCCTCCAGCCACTCGCGTACCGCGGGCACCCAGGAAGTGGTCGGCATCGACTACCCGGCGCTGATCCAGGACTGCAACGTCGGCGACGAACTGCTGCTGGATGACGGACGCGTGGTCATGCAGGTCGAGCTCAAGGGCGCCGAAGAGCTGCATTGCCGCGTGACCATCGGCGGCCCGCTGTCCGACAACAAGGGCATCAACCGCCGCGGCGGCGGCCTGACCGCACCGGCGCTGACCGAAAAGGACATGGCCGACATCAAGCTGGCCGCCGAGATGGACCTGGACTATCTGGCCGTGTCCTTCCCCCGCGATGCCGCCGACATGCAACTGGCCCGCCGCCTGCGCGACGAAGCCGGCAGCACGGCCTGGCTGGTGGCGAAGATCGAGCGCGCCGAGGCGGTGGCCGACGACGCCACCCTCGACGGCCTGATCCGCGCCAGCGACGCGGTGATGGTGGCCCGTGGCGACCTCGGCGTGGAAGTCGGCGATGCCGAGCTGGTCGGCATCCAGAAGAAAATCATTGCCCACGCCCGCCGCCTGAACAAGGCAGTGATCACCGCCACGCAGATGATGGAGTCGATGATCCACAGCCCGATGCCGACCCGCGCGGAAGTTTCCGACGTAGCCAACGCCGCGCTGGACTACACCGACGCGGTGATGCTTTCGGCCGAGAGTGCCGCCGGCGAATACCCGCTGGAAGCGGTGCAGGCCATGGCCCGCGTGTGCCTGGGCGCGGAGAAGCACCCGACCAGCCAGAAGTCCAGCCACCGCATCGGCCGCACCTTCGAGCGTTGCGACGAGAGCGTGGCTCTGGCGACCATGTACACCGCCAACCACTTCCCCGGCGTGAAGGCGATCATCAGCCTGACCGAGAGCGGCTACAGCCCGCTGATCATGTCGCGCATCCGCTCCTCGATCCCGATCTACGCCTTCACCCCGCACCGCGAGGCCCAGGCCCGCGTGGCGCTGTTTCGCGGGGTCTACACCGTGCCGTTCGACCCAGCGTCCATGCCGGCCAACAAGGTCAGCCAGGCCGCGGTGGACGAGCTGCTCAAGCGTGGTGTGGTCGAACCGGGCGACTGGGTGATCCTGACCAAGGGCGACAGTTACCACGGCACCGGCGGCACCAACACCATGAAGATCCTGCATGTCGGCGATCCGATGGTGTGA